Below is a genomic region from Xiphophorus hellerii strain 12219 chromosome 1, Xiphophorus_hellerii-4.1, whole genome shotgun sequence.
aggggtgtgtgtgtgtgtgtgtcagcgtgtgtgtgggtgtgtgtgtgtgtgagggtgaaggggtgtgtgagtgtgtgtgtcagcgtgtgtgtgtgcgtgggtgtgtgtgggggtgaaggggtgagtgtgtgtgtcagcgTGAGtcggtgtgtgggtgtgtgtgggggtgaaggggtgtgtgtgtgtgtgtgtcagcgtgtgtgtgggtgtgtgtgtgtgtgagggtgaaggggtgtgtgtgtgtgtgtgtcagcgtgagtgtgtgtgtgagtcagGACTGACGCTGGGAAGTAGTTGCAGACCAGGAATGACACTCGCTCCCAGTCCAGCAACTCCATCGTGTTGCAGAGATGGAAAGCACATCCGACCCGGTGTGTGTCGCCCCAAACCatctgcaacacacacacacacaccgttgAGACATGATCACTTCCACACACACCTGCCTCTACACAGctacagagtgtgtgtgtgtgtgtgtgtgacctgtGTGTAGTGCCCACACATCTTGTCTTCATCACAGCTGTTGTTCTGGTAGTCAAAGTTCAAATGTTCTGCAACAGAAACTCGactcagagaaaaaaatcctgtttttgtgtttttgttgcctGGTTGTGATGGACGGGCGCGGCCATGACTCACCCAGGAACCATTTCTCCAGAGCGTCTCGGAGGTCCAGAGGCCCGCTGCTCACAAACAGATTCTCCCCCGTGTCGTCCAGCGCCGGGTTGTGGTTCCAGATGCATTTAGCAGCGTAGCCCTCCGCTACCAGCTTCAGGTTCGGGTCCCATTTCTGCACAGAGAGCAGAAATCAGCAGGGAGAGAAACAACGGCTTCCAGGAAGCAGAAAAACTCTAATCTGAACTTTTCCTTCCAACCTGGAGGATAAATGGCTCACATAAAACCTTAAAGGGGAAGTATCCTGTTTTACAGGCAAAAAGTGACACTTCACAGCATAAAAATGATAggagaaatttgacttcctgctccgcctccaggaagtcatccaacatggctcctctattaaccctttaatgatTTTACCAGCGTtactctgagcagcagctcctacgatgagctcagcagctgtttgctaattgctgctggctagtctgaaggagctgagagggggaggagctgcgccgcaaaggcggggctaggtccacccaggcgtttagCAGCTGAATGGTTACCATGGCGATTAGAGGATTTAAGAATCAGAGCAGCACTGCAAGTTTGTGTCTtcttaaataactttaaaatatgatggaaagatttttaaaaagttgatttttaaatgacacCGGCCCTTTAAAACAGGACAGATACCTGGTCAGCGCTCTGACCTTTGGCCTCTgacagtttgtgtgtttttctgccgCCGCGTCTCGGGGGGTTGAGCATAATCTGACTTCCTGTTCCATCAGCCAATAGCGTTTTAGATTTGGTTTTATCTGGGAAGGGGCCGGGGCTTAACAGGCTCAGCTTATATCAGTGATTGGTTAAAATAATTAGGCTGTTACCATGGTAACACAGCAACATATGTACTTTCACAAATTAAACAGACTAGTTTATTTAAAGATGTAATTTTACACAATTTGaaagttttggtttatttctgatgaaatcattaatcttaatacatttctctttttaataaattaatattttagatcCGTCACGTTTGTTGTGTttccagaaacatttttccttctcCAGTTTTCTACAGATGAAACCAGAGGCCgtccctgacctctgacctctgaccccagaGGCAGCATGAACCCTCATCAGGTTTCCGGGGTCGTTGCGACGCCGTCAGCACAGACATTCTGCTGCCGACCCGGTCCGGTTCTGCTGCCTCCGCCATCTTGGTTCTGGGTTTTTCTTAGTTTAGTTGGTTGAACTcagttagtttagttttttggcTAAATGGCTCCTCCCCTTTTAtatgaaatatgtaaatatcCCAGTAATTTCATTTACTACATTTCAAACATCTTAAGGCTGCCactttggctttttattttattaattaattaattaataatttttttattgatattaatttACTGTCTTTATGTCCAGACAGTGACTAACCGAACGCTAAgctccgccccctgctggatAATCTGCTCCATGTCTCGTGGTTAGAATGAAACCTAAACAGGAACAGTTCCTGcagcctgtgtgtgtgtctgtatctgtgtgtgtgtgtgtgtgtgtgtgtgtgtgtgttcagtgcaGACACAAACATCTGCTCTGTGTTAGCCTCTCAGGTCTGAATGCGTCACGCTCCTCTGCTGACTCGAGGCAGCAGCTGATTGTTTCTGCGGCTCTGAGCTCAGGACGTTTTAGgaagtttaaagtttttcattcagtttgaaAAATCTAATTGTTCCTGTTGACGTTCTACTGCAGGAACATTTTGCTTCATGCAAACCCAGAGGCGCCTCAGCCTGTCAGATGATTCAGTAACTGCCTGATAGCATCACCGCTCCTCTGCTGGtgacaccagaaccagaaccagaactccatcatctgctccacctccagctgctgtggttctctgagtcaaaccaacctgttcccctcctggcctgtgggggcactgcaccaagaaccactgaaggaaacaacacaaaaacctctgaagacactgagagcaacttccttcttcaccagatggaaacaagatggaggattttagtgttggaggatttctctttagtctttggctgaagaccaggagccatttctgctgctagcgctaggctagcaggTTAGCTTTGGCTGCATttagcggtctccggtccgcttggcgttcacattcaaaccgaacTCGGACCGAGgtctggaggaccagaggtcagaggtcaattaTCGTTCACACGTGACCAACTGAACCGGAGTTTCTAAAGAAGTGGAGTGGAGTTGGCATAAAGCGGACTGGACTGGGCTGCTGGTGTGAtttcatttctgtgtttcaaACAGGAAACTGTAGAAATGAATCTGAAAATGAGAAGCGGCGGCCATTACTGTCCTAAAGTTTGATTCAAAGATTCAGGTTCATTTCATCTGTGAGTTGATCCACCTCTGTGTCTGTTTGGGGTGTTTTGATCCTGATTCTGTGTTTGGCTCCGTTCAGCAGAAAACCCGGACCTGACGGATCGTTTCTCCTCACTGGTGGAGTTCAGGGTGGAGGTCAGCTCAAGGTGCTACATCAGCTGCTTCTCAAATCTCTCCAAgcagaaaattgtgtttttctttcggGTTGTTTTGCCCCTCATTGGACCCCTCACTGTTTGCTCtatatacaacatttttgtcCAAGTGGGGTCTCCGTACTCCCAGCGATGGTCTGAAACCTGTCTGGTTCACTCCCTCTCACTTCTACAAGTCCAAACACTGATTGGAGACTAACACACATTCCTCTTCATTCCTCTACCTAATTTTCATTTCTGCTCATGTAAACATGGAGCTGGCCGGCGTTGCCACAGCTTACGGCTCCATTGCTCAACGCTCCGTTGCTCTGTGGTTATTAACTGGAGGTTGTCTGCAGAGGAAACTCCCCTCTGCCTCAGCGCCTTCAGACCTGAGCAGCTCGGTTCATGTCGAGGCAAAGATTATTAAACTGGACGCGTTCCAAGCGGCGTGGCGCAATTCTGCTGCTCGGAAAGCTGCAGCCGGGGACAAATAAGAGGCAATAAATAAGCAACCAGCAATAAAGCACCATGAGCCGTGAGCCTGCGGCGGCCGGAGCGTTCCAACGATCCAGTAGAAAATATCATAGTAGCAGAAAACCAGGTCTTTTCCTGATGTAATGTCATGATCccagattttatgtttcctgtTGTTGCCCAGAAGCGTTGGCTCCGCCCTCATCTTCATCCGCCCTCATCTTCATCCGCCCTCATCTTCATCCACCCTCATCTTCATCCACCCTCATCTTCATCCGCCCTGCCTCCTCTTCTTCACCTCTTCATCGTTCCCCTGGTTTCTCTCCAGACCAACGTTCCTGCATCTCCTGGTTTTCTCAGTTTCCAAGCAGATCGCAGCGTCGTCTGCAAACGTCAGAATCCACAGAACCTCCTGCcgggggtcaaaggtcagccgTGAACCAGAGGACCGGCGAGTCGGTCCCTGACGTTCTCCACGTTTAGCCCAGGAACGCTGCTGGCCGACACGTAGTTCAGTGATTATCAGGAGGAAAACTACAGGAAGTCAGAAGAGTTTGGGTGGGATTGAATAAAGACGATTTAACtgagaaatgttttacagaaccagaaccttcctAAAAACACGCTGCAGGTTTTTGTTTATCCACAACGCTGGAAGGCAGAAAGACGATTCTTTAACTGCAGCAgtggaaacattaaaaatataaaacctggAGACTGTTGGTTTCTGATATGGATGATGTGGGCAGCGGCCCAGGGCTTCATATCTGGGTTTGGTTTTCAGCTAAAAGTTTttaatagaagaagaagaagaatggagGAAACCTGGGAACTGATCCACGTTTCTTCACAGCTTAGCGCTTCACAGAGGATCCCAGCGAAACATGCTGAACTTTGGGATTAATGTGGGAATACTTGTTTGTGGTTCTGTTTGCTttactggatcagaaccagacccaTTTCTGTGACTCCTCAGTCTGATGGCGCTGCGTCGTCCTTCCACTTAATTGTCCCAGCCTAAGTGGCTTTGTGACTGACGGGTCGCTCACCGCAGAGCTGCGGCTTGCCTCTCTGAGACGCTTCATGCTGGTTTCCtcccaggtcaaaggtcagagcagCTGATGAGACGGAGCCTCTCCACATGCTGCAGGAATTCGCTGCAGCTTGTGGTTTAATGTCGGCGGCTGCAGGAAAATACCAGGCAGAGTTTAGATCTCGTGTTTCTGCTGCACCGAGGcgggatttgaacccacaaccttccAGCAGCAACTGAGAGCTTCAGGAATCTCGGTTCTTCTCGTCTCCTCAGGAACTCTGACGCTGGCTAACGGATAACAGCAGCTGGGAACGGCGGCGTGGCTCTGACAGGAGGCATGCTGGGAAATCAGCTGCAGCGTTTTAATAATCTGAGTTAATctgagagcagagagaaaaaaaactccagtcacttcctgttaggGTCTGATTTCActtcctcctccctccaccTGACccgttctggttctgttccagttctggttctggttctgttctgttctagttttgttctggttctggtactggttctggttctggttctggttcctggtTCTGGTACTGgttactggttctggttctgtcctgGTTCTACAGGAGTCGTTCAGTAAAGCTCAGAGTTTATTAATCCTGCTGGTTATTAAAGTTACAGtcaaaattaacagcaataatttcagttatttagtCATGAGAGCAAAAAATGGGAattaattgtaataattttcatctgtagttttctaactaaatatttgaaatgcgAACTGgagtttcaaactaaatgtttaacttgCTCATTCTTTAGTTTTCTAACTCAAAttccaaactaaataatttctcactaactaaatatttactataATAACTAAAATGTCAAACTATTCAACTTGCTACATATTTAATCTGTGAACTAAAATTTCAATctaaacattcagtttgttaaCTTAATActtagtttgaagctgaataAAGTGTAATAAGGTTTATGGACTgagttcagaaccagaaccggtccagaACTTCTGGCTGCAGAAACACGATCAGTTATTTCTGTTCaggaaatttaaatttaatcgtttctgttttttatgaaCTGATCTGTGTGATTCGGTTTatgtgtaattattattattatcattaatatcattattattatagtcATTATTATCGTtaatatcattattattgttaatatcaTTATTATCGTTAATATCATTATTATCGTTAATATCATTATTATATCGTCATTATAATCGttaatatcattattattatcgttaatatcattatttttatcgtcattattattgttaatatcattattattgttaatattattattattatcgtcATTATAATCGTTAATATCATTATTATATCGTCATTATGATTGTtaatatcattatttttatcgtcattattattgttaatatcattattatcgtcattattattgttaatatcattattattatcgtCATTATTATCGTTaatatcatcattattatcGTCATTATTATCGTtaatatcattatttttatcgtcattattattgttaatatcaTTATTATCGTCATTATTATCGttaatatcattattattatcgtCATTATTATCGTTAATATCATTATTATATCGTCATTATGATTGTtaatatcattatttttatcgtcattattattgttaatattattatatttaataacCCTCCCTCTCCTCTGTCCTGGTCGATCTTCGCCTCATTTCTCTCAAactgaattcagtttttttatgacaaatgttaatgaaatttcacattttttcagagAGGATCTGAGGTCAGGCTCAGTTTCTCCTCTGAGTCTCAAATATCCCAGAATGCAGCAggagagtttgtttttattgatcctGATGTGATCAATGTTTCTTCAGATTCTTGCTGATCTctgatcctggttctggttctggtttccgTCTCGGCTCCGTTTTACTCCTGGTTCTGGAGTTCATCCGGCCTCACTGGTGGAGTTtggaaatcttttgtttttatgaggtTTATTGTGCAACGTTTccatttctgaaatgtttgatgTATTTTGGCTGCGGTGATAAAAACAGGTTCAGAAACTGATCAGAATCTGatcatcacttcctgtcagacGCCTCAGATTAACCGGTAATCTGACTCAATCCCAGACGCAGAAAGATTCAGTTTGacaagatggaaaaaataatttattttacagtcaAAACCCCAAAACTGAAGTTTAACTGCGGCGCTTTGTTTGTTAAACGGCCAGTAATGAACAACAATAGATTTCCCAAACATTTCTGTTACAATGTAAGATTTTATAAATTCATAAACGCCTCCTCAGAGGAGAACCCAAACCGCTACAGAACTTTACATCAACCAAAGGAAAACCaccagaaccggatcagaaccggcagcCCGATCCGATAAGTTCAGCTCCAGCATTCTAATGTTAATGGTATCATGATGTTTCCTTACACTTtggacccatcagaaccagctgAACATGACTGACTTCATACCGATATGGACCAGAACCACAAAGGCGGATCAGAGGGGAAAAGCCCGGTCCAACTCGGTACTGGAGAACTTTCAGTATGTTCCCTCCTGATGGGTCCAGacgacccggttctactggaaccagaactccatcatctgctccacctccagctgctgtggttctgacccaaaccaacctgttcccctcctggcctgtgggggcgctgcaccaagaaccactgaaggaaacgacacaaaaacctctgaagacactgagagcaacttccttcttcaccagatggaaacaagatggaggcgtcagattttagtgttggaggatatctctttagtctttggctgaagaccaggagccatttctgctgctagcgctaggctagcatgttagctttggttgtatttacccagaatgccctgctctgtagtccacttcctgcttttggagcggtctctggttcgcttggcgttcacattcaaactgaaccagagttcacttcaactgaacccagactgaggtttggaggaccagaggtcagaggtcagaggtcagttaGCGTTCACACCTTCCCAACCGGACTGGACTTTCTAGCAAACGGACCTGAGTCGAGTAGAAGTTAATAATGAAAATCTTATTTAGCTAAACGAAAACagatgttttgtattttagacGTTCTGACAGCAGAGCCGTTGTTGGGACCCTCTGCATGGAGGCTTCAGGCTGCAGGGCAGGGCGGAGTGGCTCTTACCAGGGGCATCATGGCCGACGCGCTGGGGGAAACCCGTCCTCTGTAGAAGTTGTGCATCTccaccagcagctcctcctccgaCTCGCTCAGGAAGCTCCAGGCTCCAGGAACCAGCAGGGCCCCCAGCAGCAGGCTCACCCAGGAACGAGCTCCCATCGGCGTGCGGCGCGGCGCAGACGCCCCACTGGTCCTGGAGCTCCGCCAAGGGGCCCCGACCTGAGGGGCCCCCTGCTGCTCAGACTGGCTCCTGAGGTGCATGGTGGGTAACGGTCCTGAGGGAATCCTGAGGCGGTCCAGAGTCCAGCGGTGTGgatcagagtgtgtgtgtgtgaacaatGTGCCGTTGTCTCAGAGTGTGTGAGAGTTTTGTCCTCAGTGCTGCTCTCGCTCGGCTCTGCAGACCGTTCTGATTCTGACTCAGATTTAACCGAGCCAGGATCCTcctccttcacacacacacaccctctatctgccccccccccacacaccctcTATCTGCCCCcccgcccccacacacaccctctaTCTGTCCCCCTTCCCCCCCACGCACACTCTAAATCCCCCCCCCTCCAGGGATCACATGACCCGCCCCAAATTAAACCTGCAGCAGAATGAAAGTCCTGACAGGGAGAGACTCAGATAAATTCCTGCTCCGCTCTGCCTGGAACCAGTACACACAGAACCAGTACCCCCCGGCCCCCCACTTCTCTCACTCTGATCCAATCAGCTTTcgtctgttttctgtttttgtttctgttgactagattcattttctacatttctctcggtccggttctgatccagtccTGATCCAGTTCTGGACCGAttccagtctggttctgatccggaaTGGTCCTGAATCATCGGATTCCTCTccagtttttccttcatttgcttcattttcattttattttagtaaattaaaactttacaaaataaaatgttgcttataAACAATAAATTCCCAAACAGGAACCGACTGTCGTCTCTTCATGGACTCAGCagtaatgaaatattttaaaatgtttatgtttacaCACATGGTTACATGTAAAAATCTGCATAACAATATAAACTtgatcattttacattttaaagtttttttagcttattattcattttaatccATCATGGCTCTTCTTAAGGTCAAAATGGCCGTTTGAGGTTtgatgcattattattattattattattattattattattattattattttcattaggGGTGACTCGGTGTGTAAATTTGGGCCAATATTAAtgtctgatattaatatctatCCGATATTTATCGATATCGTATTTATTTCCCTACATTTCAAACATTGCGTAGAAACAACAGATTTCTGCTCTGCTTCAGATAAACATCCCATGATCCTTTGCTGTCAGTATTAATATAACATAACTGAACAAGCTTcagctccagaaccagaaccagaacatcagaGTGGTTCAGAACCTCACCGGTCCAAACAAACTTCCTCCATCTTGAAGCTTCAAACGGCTCCTGAAGGTTTTGTGTTCTGGTTCTCCATGCGGCCCGGTTCTGTTGTCTGGACCTTTGGGTTTGCTTTGTGATGTCTGAGGTTCTGACTGCATGACGGTTCCCACTGTTTATTTCTCCTTTCCATCTGTTTTCCTCTCTTCGTTTTTTCCTTCTCCTCGATGTTCCCgaggaaaatgtctgaaaatcagAGGATTTTAAACTAAGAGAGGAAATGAAATTTCTTcatccacttcaaaataagagcatggaTATAATGCATAGTTTGGTGACTTGAAGAATTCCCAACgatcaaaaactttaaaacatgttgAGCTTAATTCACCTGAAAGTTCACAAAACGTTGAAGAAAATCAGCTCTTCAGAATTCATCTGGAAAAAT
It encodes:
- the LOC116723059 gene encoding peptidase inhibitor 16; translation: MHLRSQSEQQGAPQVGAPWRSSRTSGASAPRRTPMGARSWVSLLLGALLVPGAWSFLSESEEELLVEMHNFYRGRVSPSASAMMPLKWDPNLKLVAEGYAAKCIWNHNPALDDTGENLFVSSGPLDLRDALEKWFLEHLNFDYQNNSCDEDKMCGHYTQMVWGDTHRVGCAFHLCNTMELLDWERVSFLVCNYFPAGNFEDQRPYVEGDWCSSCPENLQKCENNLCVPDVEEEEVTVGSSDPPPAASPSSTFTAAPAATTPRAPNTPSMTPTARSAADSPPPGTAEQEVFFSPTSRAPREEEEAGKSDEKEREERVIRKQEIWQKTFPQSNISAGSGSVSAAPVLLAGLAGLLTLWL